From Lolium perenne isolate Kyuss_39 chromosome 5, Kyuss_2.0, whole genome shotgun sequence, a single genomic window includes:
- the LOC127298657 gene encoding uncharacterized protein — MADLGLWSQGWAWVLSQKHLVAWAGCGRDLVDRHWPAVARACASSSRLLLEALRQWRGCAARGVLALASLGPAAVFVVLWSCFVCITSPACALYALLALGAVGAVIHYMGYTPGLLIVGLFGIMIMWMYGYFWITGMLLVAGGCMCSLKHARFVIPVLAMYALYSVAVRVGWLGVFSTLNLSFITNDLLNKLLLGYEGSTEERTFEEMKDSDPATDAFFGSPEYPPTPDSEPETVSSAKPFRSEPTQDVLHVQKEPSPSKIVESDTTSLDEIKRIMDGSTYYEVMGVPRNLSIDLKELRNGYKRMARLVHPDKNMGNSLACESFKKLQSAYEVLSDLAKKNSYDEQLRKEESRQMNQRSRVVSQPSGVEFISEESRRIQCTKCGNFHLWICTKRSKAKARWCQDCSQYHVAKDGDGWVENGYSTSLKIQIPQAFVCAESKIFDVSEWATCQGMECKPNTHGPTFMVNMVGADRMPQRSYSSRYPFSLDAEMIPEDEFEMWLQQALATGVFTDSPKRRKSWSPFKLPQKGMRSWRRSSSGNDIK; from the exons ATGGCGGATTTGGGGCTGTGGAGCCAGGGGTGGGCGTGGGTGCTCTCCCAGAAGCACCTCGTCGCCTGGGCGGGCTGCGGCCGGGACCTCGTCGACCGCCACTGGCCGGCCGTCGCCCGGGCCTGCGCCAGCTCGTCGCGCCTCCTGCTCGAGGCGCTCAGGCAGTGGCGGGGCTGCGCGGCCAGGGGCGTCCTCGCGCTCGCCAGCCTCGGCCCCGCCGCCGTCTTCGTCGTCCTCTGGAGCTGCTTCGTCTGCATCACCTCGCCCGCCTGCGCCCTCTACGCTCTCCTCGCCCTG GGAGCTGTTGGGGCAGTAATTCACTATATGGGCTATACGCCTGGCCTTCTCATTGTAGGACTGTTTGGGATAATGATTATGTGGATGTATGGCTACTTTTGGATTACAGGAATGCTTCTGGTTGCTGGAG GTTGTATGTGCTCTTTGAAGCATGCACGCTTTGTGATACCTGTGTTGGCTATGTATGCTCTTTATAGTGTGGCTGTTCGTGTCGGATGGCTTGGGGTTTTCTCCACGCTGAACCTTTCTTTCATTACGAATGATCTTCTCAACAAGTTGCTGCTAGGATACGAGGGAAGCACAGAAGAGAGAACGTTTGAGGAAATGAAGGATTCTGATCCAGCCACGGATGCCTTCTTTGGTAGCCCTGAGTACCCTCCTACTCCGGACAGTGAACCAGAGACCGTGTCTTCTGCAAAGCCCTTTCGCTCAGAACCTACTCAAGATGTGTTACATGTACAAAAGGAGCCATCTCCTAGTAAAATAGTAGAATCAGATACTACTTCGTTGGATGAGATCAAGAGGATAATGGATGGTTCAACCTATTATGAAGTTATGGGCGTCCCTCGGAACTTGAGTATTGATCTGAAGGAACTGAGAAATGGGTACAAAAGAATG GCAAGACTTGTCCATCCTGATAAAAACATGGGAAATTCATTGGCATGTGAATCATTCAAAAAGCTTCAGTCAGCTTATGAG GTACTCTCGGATTTAGCAAAGAAAAACAGCTATGATGAACAACTGAGAAAAGAAGAATCGCGTCAAATGAATCAGAGATCACGAGTTGTCTCCCAACCG AGTGGGGTAGAGTTCATCTCTGAAGAGTCGAGGCGTATACAGTGCACAAAGTGTGGTAATTTTCATTTATGGATATGCACCAAGAGAAGCAAAGCAAAAGCAAGATGGTGCCAG GATTGTTCTCAGTACCATGTTGCCAAGGATGGAGATGGATGGGTGGAAAATGGatattcaacatccttgaag ATACAAATACCCCAAGCTTTTGTTTGTGCGGAGAGTAAAATATTTGATGTGTCTGAGTGGGCTACCTGCCAG GGGATGGAGTGCAAACCAAACACTCATGGTCCAACTTTTATGGTGAACATGGTTGGCGCTGATAGGATGCCTCAGAGATCCTACAGCTCTCGGTATCCCTTCAGCTTGGATGCAGAGATGATCCCTGAGGACGAATTCGAGATGTGGCTCCAGCAGGCGTTAGCGACAGGCGTGTTCACCGACAGCCCGAAACGTAGGAAAAGCTGGAGCCCCTTCAAACTACCTCAGAAAGGAATGAGAAGTTGGCGGCGATCGTCATCAGGGAATGACATTAAGTAG
- the LOC127298659 gene encoding GDP-L-galactose phosphorylase 1 yields the protein MVSATRLDGDYPFHGKNTPLDQFEGVKIHLYRLGTEERELDALKSSACADQGSPSLLDTIILSQWENNSREGQLAYDVTACKLKVIEGERDFVIQMNDKWNSFSLNEYGKFSHPFGCSKLSSTKICGELLLCIEEGEKNEPEVVPLTTPPNDGVMLIANAYPVEYGHIFLVPNPTNRLSPFWDKKMFGLITKIAAEVNSAAFRVFFDGTSIVPNHTDFQACYFANPLPVESASTVPCNYPEYQNVTDMKTRSGVCVYETVDYPLKALVFSSNNANALVNVVSEACLTLRENNTAHSLMISNSGSNVFLFPQVKNLATGCYLSAWECCGYFVYHAKVDFDRASEAEISSRMASFSPEDGAFEDLKNLCCAIADDLDTCACAE from the exons ATGGTGTCAGCCACCAGGTTAGACGGTGACTATCCTTTCCATGGCAAGAATACTCCTCTGGATCAGTTTGAAG GTGTGAAGATACATCTTTACCGTCTAGGTACAGAAGAACGTGAACTTGATGCTCTCAAAAGTTCCGCATGTGCTGATCAAGGCAGCCCAAGTTTACTTGATACAATCATTCTGTCTCAG TGGGAGAATAATTCCAGGGAGGGCCAGTTGGCATATGATGTTACTGCTTGCAAACTTAAG GTCATTGAAGGTGAAAGGGATTTTGTTATTCAAATGAATGATAAGTGGAATTCATTTTCGCTCAACGAATATGGCAAGTTCAGTCATCCTTTTGGATGCTCGAAGCTAAGTTCTACTAAAATCTGCGGGGAATTGCTTTTGTGCATTGAGGAAGGAGAAAAGAATGAACCGGAGGTTGTTCCTTTGACTACACCCCCAAATGATGGAGTAATGCTGATTGCAAAT GCGTATCCTGTTGAATATGGCCACATCTTCTTGGTCCCAAATCCAACTAATAGATTATCTCCCTTTTGGGATAAAAAGATGTTTGGGCTGATTACGAAGATTGCCGCTGAAGTAAACAGTGCAGCGTTCCGGGTTTTCTTTGATGGTACATCTATTGTGCCAAACCACACAGATTTTCAG GCATGTTATTTTGCCAATCCTTTACCAGTGGAGTCTGCATCGACTGTTCCATGCAACTATCCTGAATACCAAAATGTTACAGACATGAAGACCAGATCAGGAGTTTGTGTCTACGAAACAGTTGACTACCCTCTGAAAGCCCTCGTGTTCTCCAGCAACAATGCAAATGCGCTTGTCAATGTTGTCAGTGAAGCATGCCTAACTCTGCGTGAGAACAATACCGCACACAGCCTAATGATCTCCAACAGTGGCAGCAATGTTTTCTTATTTCCGCAG GTGAAAAATCTGGCTACGGGCTGCTATCTTTCTGCTTGGGAGTGCTGCGGCTACTTCGTTTATCACGCCAAGGTTGATTTCGACCGAGCTTCTGAGGCCGAGATTTCCAGCAGAATGGCCTCGTTCTCGCCCGAAGATGGTGCCTTTGAAGACCTGAAGAATCTGTGTTGCGCTATTGCTGATGATCTCGATACCTGCGCCTGTGCAGAATGA
- the LOC127298658 gene encoding WPP domain-associated protein codes for MAAAAAEPLEYDLQQELSDIMIHGYISNLHRQFETKLLENHSIISTLTKTFKENVSNITTLRDDLASIVAAASGPSVKDSGEPPVVAQTDEAAHYIPDFSLLKHLSADEFMGFLKSEWTKLQREHEYEMHLKTEELFRLKRDFAKDGAVLPLRKERELEFIKSKLIQTISKMNDIIARKEGSDCFDYDEDGELCRLKDRIASLLEENERLRGLLADKRKEAKQLSSQVVDAQNSIARHSLSESKLSNQIQKLCGELDDLKIESHLKDLLEQSLLKEVFGNYENQIDDGNQEECLLQELIMEKEEQLRAMSRDRQKLKYENDQLVSIVGSTLVQHHEEFDLVNDELMMYREKVCEQELLILEFRSESSSMKSCLYEALQQINVCKEEICGLTKSLTSMSVALEEAKEQNASLDATIREMKRTSASCVDGHEGHLEFDLVSMEKLSKAYSDFESRISQSMKQSEIRLTSIMCQFNPLVQQVSVLKKKEFWYKQILEIKCSNLRKAEAEVDILGDEVDTLLSVLGKIYIALDHYSPVLKHYPGVTEILNLVQKVLKGESV; via the exons atggcggcggcggcggctgaacCC TTGGAGTATGACCTGCAGCAAGAGCTTTCCGACATCATGATCCACGGCTACATCAGCAACCTACACCGCCAGTTCGAGACGAAGCTACTGGAGAATCACAGCATTATCAGCACACTGACCAAAACTTTCAAAGAAAACGTTTCCAATATCACCACGCTGCGAGACGATCTCGCCAGCATCGTGGCGGCAGCTTCAGGGCCCAGCGTGAAAGACAGCGGCGAGCCCCCCGTCGTGGCGCAGACGGACGAGGCCGCGCATTACATCCCCGACTTCTCGCTCCTGAAGCACTTGAGCGCTGACGAGTTCATGGGCTTCCTCAAGTCGGAGTGGACGAAACTCCAGAGGGAGCACGAGTACGAAATGCATCTCAAGACCGAAGAGCTGTTCAGGCTCAAGAGGGATTTCGCGAAAGATGGAGCTGTCCTGCCTCTCAGGAAAGAGAGGGAGCTCGAGTTTATCAAGTCAAAGTTGATTCAGACTATCTCAAAAATGAATGACATTATCGCGAGGAAAGAGGGCTCTGATTGTTTTGATTACGATGAGGATGGTGAGCTCTGCAGACTAAAGGACAGAATTGCTTCTCTGCTGGAGGAGAATGAGCGTCTCCGAGGCTTGCTGGCAGATAAAAGGAAAGAGGCTAAGCAGCTATCTTCACAGGTGGTGGACGCGCAGAACAGTATCGCGCGACACTCGTTGTCAGAGTCAAAACTTTCGAATCAAATTCAGAAGCTCTGCGGTGAGCTTGACGACCTAAAGATCGAGAGCCACTTGAAAGATCTACTGGAACAATCTCTGTTAAAAGAAGTATTTGGTAACTATGAAAATCAGATTGATGATGGGAACCAGGAGGAGTGCTTGCTCCAAGAGCTGATCATGGAAAAAGAAGAGCAGCTACGTGCCATGTCTAGAGACAGGCAAAAGCTCAAGTATGAGAACGACCAGCTTGTGTCTATTGTAGGATCGACTCTGGTTCAGCACCACGAGGAATTCGACTTGGTCAACGACGAGCTTATGATGTACAGGGAGAAAGTTTGCGAACAGGAGCTACTTATCTTGGAGTTCAGAAGCGAGTCGAGTTCAATGAAGAGCTGTTTGTATGAGGCTCTGCAGCAGATCAATGTCTGCAAGGAAGAGATATGTGGGCTGACTAAGAGCTTGACTTCCATGTCTGTTGCTTTGGAGGAAGCAAAAGAACAGAATGCGTCTCTTGATGCTACTATCCGGGAaatgaagagaacatcggcatcgTGCGTCGACGGTCATGAAGGACACCTAGAATTTGACCTCGTTAGTATGGAGAAGTTGTCTAAAGCATACAGTGATTTTGAAAGCAGAATATCACAAAGTATGAAGCAAAGTGAAATTAG GTTGACTAGTATAATGTGTCAGTTCAACCCACTGGTGCAGCAAGTTTCTGTATTAAAGAAGAAGGAATTCTGGTATAAACAAATACTTGAGATTAAATGCTCGAATCTCAGGAAAGCAGAAGCAGAG GTTGATATACTTGGCGATGAGGTCGACACCCTTTTAAGTGTTCTTGGTAAAATCTATATAGCACTTGACCATTATTCTCCTGTTCTGAAGCACTATCCTGGG GTGACAGAGATTCTGAATCTAGTGCAGAAGGTGTTGAAAGGAGAAAGTGTTTAG